From a single Silene latifolia isolate original U9 population chromosome 6, ASM4854445v1, whole genome shotgun sequence genomic region:
- the LOC141586074 gene encoding pre-mRNA cleavage factor Im 25 kDa subunit 2: MVAQSSSVVAVHPLSSYSFGTKEPKLEKDTSVADRLARMRVNYMKEGMRTSVEGILLVQEHNHPHILLLQIGNTFCKLPGGRLKPGENEIDGLKRKLSSKLGANSSIQPNWQIGECVATWWRPNFETVMYPYCPPHITKPKECKKLYMVHLPEREYFAVPKNLKLLAVPLFELYDNIQRYGPVISTIPQQLSRFQFNMISQ, encoded by the exons ATGGTGGCTCAATCATCATCAGTAGTAGCAGTTCATCCACTTTCAAGTTACAGTTTTGGTACAAAAGAACCTAAACTTGAGAAAGACACTTCTGTTGCTGATCGTCTTGCTCGTATGAGAGTCAA TTACATGAAAGAAGGCATGAGGACTAGTGTAGAAGGAATTTTACTG GTCCAAGAGCATAATCATCCGCACATTCTTCTTCTACAAATTGGGAACACATTCTGCAAACTTCCCGGTGGTCGTTTAAAACCCGGTGAAAATG AAATTGACGGGCTGAAGAGGAAACTTTCTAGCAAACTTGGTGCTAACTCCTCTATTCAGCCTAATTGGCAG ATTGGGGAGTGTGTTGCTACTTGGTGGAGACCAAACTTTGAAACAGTCATGTACCCCTACTGCCCTCCTCACATAACAAAACCGAAG GAGTGTAAAAAGCTTTACATGGTTCACTTGCCCGAGAGAGAATACTTCGCTGTACCAAAGAATCTAAAGTTATTGGCTGTGCCCCTGTTTGAACTTTATGATAATATCCAG AGATACGGGCCCGTGATCTCTACAATCCCTCAGCAGCTTTCAAGATTCCAATTCAACATGATTTCTCAGTGA
- the LOC141586075 gene encoding LIM domain-containing protein PLIM2c-like isoform X1, with protein sequence MSFTGTLDKCKACDKTVYFVDLLTADGVTYHKSCFKCSHCKGTLVMSNYSSMDGVLYCKTHFEQLFKESGDFTKNFQSGTKTDKQVDYNKTPNKHSSLFCGTQDKCPACHKTVYPLEKITMEGESYHKTCFKCASGGCSLTHSSYAALDGVLYCKHHFQQLFLEKGNYNHVLNAAKKNCPSHVEEDGGETVPEATDAEKEVEEE encoded by the exons ATGTCCTTTACCGGAACTCTTGATAAATGCAAGGCTTGTGACAAAACTGTTTATTTTGTTGATTTGCTTACAGCTGACGGGGTGACTTATCATAAGTCGTGTTTCAAATGCAGCCATTGTAAAGGAACTCTAGTG ATGAGTAACTACTCCTCAATGGACGGGGTACTTTATTGCAAGACTCATTTCGAGCAACTCTTTAAAGAGTCTGGAGATTTTACCAAGAATTTTCAGTCAG GAACAAAGACTGACAAACAAGTTGATTAT AATAAGACGCCAAATAAACACTCATCCTTGTTTTGTGGAACCCAAGACAAGTGTCCGGCTTGCCACAAGACGGTGTATCCATTAGAAAAG ATAACAATGGAAGGGGAATCATACCACAAAACATGCTTCAAGTGTGCAAGCGGAGGGTGTTCTCTTACACATTCATCATATGCCGCTCTTGACGGAGTACTCTATTGTAAGCACCATTTTCAACAACTTTTTTTGGAGAAAGGAAACTACAACCATGTCCTCAACGCTGCTAAAAAGAATTGTCCATCTCATGTTGAAGAAGATGGTGGTGAAACAGTACCCGAAGCTACAGACGCTGAAAAGGAAGTTGAAGAAGAATAA
- the LOC141586075 gene encoding LIM domain-containing protein PLIM2c-like isoform X2 encodes MSFTGTLDKCKACDKTVYFVDLLTADGVTYHKSCFKCSHCKGTLVMSNYSSMDGVLYCKTHFEQLFKESGDFTKNFQSGTKTDKQVDYNKTPNKHSSLFCGTQDKCPACHKTVYPLEKITMEGESYHKTCFKCASGGCSLTHSSYAALDGVLY; translated from the exons ATGTCCTTTACCGGAACTCTTGATAAATGCAAGGCTTGTGACAAAACTGTTTATTTTGTTGATTTGCTTACAGCTGACGGGGTGACTTATCATAAGTCGTGTTTCAAATGCAGCCATTGTAAAGGAACTCTAGTG ATGAGTAACTACTCCTCAATGGACGGGGTACTTTATTGCAAGACTCATTTCGAGCAACTCTTTAAAGAGTCTGGAGATTTTACCAAGAATTTTCAGTCAG GAACAAAGACTGACAAACAAGTTGATTAT AATAAGACGCCAAATAAACACTCATCCTTGTTTTGTGGAACCCAAGACAAGTGTCCGGCTTGCCACAAGACGGTGTATCCATTAGAAAAG ATAACAATGGAAGGGGAATCATACCACAAAACATGCTTCAAGTGTGCAAGCGGAGGGTGTTCTCTTACACATTCATCATATGCCGCTCTTGACGGAGTACTCTATT AA